The following proteins are co-located in the Polymorphospora rubra genome:
- a CDS encoding HAD family hydrolase → MDPRPPRLIMWDIDRTLLHAGRIAVQAYATAFTAVTGLAWREATVFAGRTDRAVTAELLAGYGMPDSDELRATFFQRYVEEFAARRHLIAASGRVLPGVREVLAALADRAHVTQTLVTGNIPAVALAKVATFGLDGPFDVTVGGYGMDDPVRAELVVRSRRLAEAKYGPFDPTDILVVGDTVHDIEAALTGGVTAIGVATGDTGADELAAAGAHTVFTDLRDVDAVVARLAGESPVPPPGQRAPLGDPEPAGSA, encoded by the coding sequence ATGGACCCGCGACCGCCCCGACTGATCATGTGGGACATCGACCGCACCCTGCTCCACGCGGGTCGGATCGCCGTTCAGGCGTACGCCACGGCGTTCACCGCCGTCACCGGCCTCGCCTGGCGGGAGGCGACGGTCTTCGCCGGCCGTACGGACCGGGCGGTGACCGCCGAGCTCCTGGCCGGGTACGGGATGCCCGACTCCGACGAGCTGCGCGCGACGTTCTTCCAGCGGTACGTCGAGGAGTTCGCCGCCCGCCGGCACCTGATCGCCGCCTCCGGCCGGGTGCTGCCCGGGGTACGGGAGGTGCTCGCCGCACTCGCCGACCGGGCGCACGTGACGCAGACGTTGGTCACCGGGAACATCCCGGCGGTGGCGCTGGCCAAGGTCGCCACGTTCGGACTGGACGGCCCCTTCGACGTGACCGTCGGCGGCTACGGCATGGACGATCCGGTACGCGCCGAACTGGTCGTCCGCAGCCGTCGGCTGGCCGAGGCGAAGTACGGCCCGTTCGACCCGACGGACATCCTCGTCGTCGGCGACACCGTGCACGACATCGAGGCGGCGCTGACCGGCGGGGTGACCGCGATCGGGGTGGCGACCGGCGACACCGGCGCCGACGAGCTGGCGGCGGCCGGCGCGCACACGGTCTTCACCGACCTGCGCGACGTCGACGCGGTGGTGGCCCGGCTGGCCGGCGAGTCCCCGGTCCCACCGCCCGGACAGCGGGCACCGCTCGGCGACCCCGAACCGGCCGGGTCCGCCTAG
- a CDS encoding ABC transporter ATP-binding protein yields MSAVELRGFGWRHAGRKAWAVRNLDLRVEHGERVLLLGPSGAGKSTLLAALAGLLAEDSGEQEGTVEIDGLDPRKSRERVGIVFQDPESQLVMARSGDDVAFGLENRGVPAGEIWPRVDEALRRVGFPYDRDRPTAALSGGEQQRLALAGVLALRPDLLLLDEPTANLDPAGAALVRDALTRAVDRDTTMILVEHRVADALPLVDRVVVLEPAGGVAADGPPESVFASHGDTLTDHGVWVPGRPLAPRRATTGPGAVLLAAEAAGLPPRLAATDLAVRAGEALAVTGPNGAGKSTLALLLGGLLGPGTGRVAATPALAGADHRRPPHRWRAPALTRRIGSVFQDPEHQFVTGTVFDELALGPRRTGATPDAVRSTVDELLARLRLDRLAGANPYTLSGGEARRLSVATALATAPRLLVLDEPTFGQDRRTWIELVDLLAELRDAGHGVVAVTHDADFVAALADRTVQVVPAVRR; encoded by the coding sequence GTGAGCGCCGTCGAGCTGCGCGGCTTCGGCTGGCGGCACGCCGGCCGAAAGGCGTGGGCGGTCCGGAATCTCGACCTGCGCGTCGAGCACGGCGAGCGGGTCCTGCTGCTCGGCCCGTCCGGGGCCGGCAAGAGCACCCTGCTCGCCGCGCTCGCCGGCCTGCTCGCCGAGGACTCCGGTGAGCAGGAGGGCACGGTCGAGATCGACGGCCTCGATCCGCGCAAGTCACGGGAACGGGTCGGCATCGTCTTCCAGGATCCGGAGAGCCAGCTCGTGATGGCCCGCTCCGGCGACGACGTGGCGTTCGGGCTGGAGAACCGCGGGGTGCCGGCCGGCGAGATCTGGCCACGGGTCGACGAGGCGCTGCGCCGGGTCGGTTTCCCGTACGACCGGGACCGGCCGACCGCCGCGCTGTCCGGCGGTGAGCAGCAGCGGCTGGCGCTCGCCGGTGTCCTCGCCCTGCGCCCCGACCTGCTGCTGCTGGACGAGCCGACGGCCAACCTCGACCCGGCCGGGGCGGCGCTGGTGCGCGACGCGCTCACCCGGGCGGTCGACCGGGACACCACGATGATCCTGGTCGAGCACCGGGTCGCCGACGCGCTGCCGCTCGTCGACCGGGTCGTGGTGCTGGAGCCGGCCGGCGGGGTGGCCGCCGACGGGCCGCCGGAGTCGGTCTTCGCCAGCCACGGCGACACGCTCACCGACCACGGGGTGTGGGTGCCCGGCCGCCCGCTCGCGCCCCGCCGCGCCACGACCGGACCCGGTGCGGTGCTGCTCGCCGCCGAAGCGGCCGGCCTGCCGCCGCGCCTGGCCGCGACCGACCTGGCCGTACGCGCCGGTGAGGCGCTCGCCGTGACCGGACCGAACGGGGCCGGCAAGTCGACGCTGGCGCTGCTCCTCGGCGGGCTGCTCGGCCCCGGCACCGGGCGGGTGGCGGCGACCCCGGCCCTGGCCGGCGCCGACCACCGCCGGCCGCCGCACCGCTGGCGGGCACCGGCACTGACCCGCCGGATCGGCTCGGTCTTCCAGGACCCGGAGCACCAGTTCGTCACCGGCACGGTCTTCGACGAGCTGGCGCTCGGCCCGCGCCGCACCGGCGCCACCCCCGACGCGGTCCGGTCCACCGTGGACGAACTGCTCGCCCGGCTGCGGCTGGACCGGCTCGCCGGCGCCAACCCGTACACGCTGTCCGGTGGCGAGGCACGGCGGCTGAGTGTGGCGACCGCGCTGGCCACCGCACCCCGCCTGCTGGTGCTCGACGAGCCGACGTTCGGCCAGGACCGGCGCACCTGGATCGAACTGGTCGACCTGCTCGCCGAACTGCGCGACGCCGGCCACGGCGTCGTCGCCGTCACCCACGACGCCGACTTCGTGGCCGCACTCGCCGACCGTACGGTCCAGGTGGTTCCGGCGGTCCGGCGGTGA
- a CDS encoding isoprenyl transferase — MVRTSSRRGPVKAPTPHVSGARPPKLPKEALPRHVAVVMDGNGRWAKERGLPRTKGHEQGEYSLFDTVEGAIELGIPYLSAYAFSTENWRRSPDEVRFLMGFNRDVIRRRRDQLVDLGVRVVWSGRAGRLWKSVISELQTAEEMSRHNSTLTLQFCVNYGGQAEIADAAAAIARDVADGRLDPAKVTEKTVARYLYHPEVPEVDLFLRPSGEQRTSNFMLWQSAYAELVFLDTLWPDFDRRHFWYACELYAQRDRRFGGALPNPVAPDTAR, encoded by the coding sequence ATGGTTAGGACGTCCAGTCGCCGGGGGCCGGTCAAGGCACCCACCCCGCACGTCTCCGGCGCCCGGCCACCGAAGCTGCCGAAGGAGGCGCTGCCCCGGCACGTCGCGGTCGTCATGGACGGCAACGGCCGGTGGGCCAAGGAGCGCGGCCTGCCCCGCACCAAAGGGCACGAGCAGGGCGAGTACTCGCTCTTCGACACCGTCGAGGGCGCCATCGAACTGGGCATCCCCTACCTGTCGGCGTACGCGTTCTCGACCGAGAACTGGCGGCGTTCGCCCGACGAGGTGCGCTTCCTGATGGGCTTCAACCGCGACGTGATCCGGCGCCGCCGGGACCAGCTCGTCGACCTCGGCGTCCGGGTGGTCTGGTCGGGCCGGGCCGGGCGGCTGTGGAAGAGCGTGATCTCCGAACTGCAGACGGCCGAGGAGATGTCGCGGCACAACTCGACGTTGACGCTGCAGTTCTGCGTCAACTACGGCGGGCAGGCCGAGATCGCCGACGCGGCCGCCGCCATCGCCCGCGACGTGGCCGACGGCCGGCTCGACCCGGCGAAGGTCACCGAGAAGACGGTGGCCCGCTACCTCTACCACCCCGAGGTTCCCGAGGTCGACCTCTTCCTGCGCCCGTCCGGCGAGCAGCGGACGTCGAACTTCATGCTCTGGCAGTCGGCGTACGCCGAGCTGGTCTTTCTCGACACGCTCTGGCCCGACTTCGACCGGCGCCACTTCTGGTACGCCTGTGAGCTGTACGCCCAGCGGGACCGCCGATTCGGCGGGGCGCTGCCCAACCCGGTCGCCCCGGACACCGCGCGGTAG
- a CDS encoding DUF4097 family beta strand repeat-containing protein, producing the protein MRLSRTIAVVAGAAALFAIAGCGSVSERELDFNSTEEVRISEILVVSGSGNVTVRTSARSNVEIDRTVKYRGGEPDRTYRLDGTTLRIETGCGQWCSASYEIDAPEGVAIRGENGSGNVDLTGVAEVDLKVGSGSITVTGATGSVKVETGSGDIKVSDPGAAFTAKAGSGSVTGTGLGAGPVSVEGNSGDVALTLVQQVGVRAHAESGNVTVTTPAGSYRVTTDTGSGKATIEVVNDPQAATHFDLKTGSGDITVKPA; encoded by the coding sequence ATGCGTCTCTCCCGCACCATTGCGGTCGTCGCCGGCGCGGCGGCCCTGTTCGCCATCGCCGGTTGTGGAAGCGTGTCGGAGCGCGAGCTCGACTTCAACAGCACCGAGGAGGTGCGGATCAGCGAGATCCTCGTGGTGTCCGGCTCCGGCAACGTAACGGTACGTACCTCGGCGAGATCCAACGTGGAGATCGACCGGACGGTCAAATACCGGGGCGGTGAACCCGACCGGACGTACCGGCTCGACGGCACCACCCTGCGGATCGAGACCGGCTGCGGGCAGTGGTGCAGCGCCTCGTACGAGATCGACGCGCCCGAGGGCGTGGCCATCCGGGGCGAGAACGGGTCGGGCAACGTCGACCTGACCGGGGTGGCCGAGGTCGACCTCAAGGTGGGTTCGGGCTCGATCACCGTCACCGGGGCGACCGGTTCGGTCAAGGTCGAGACCGGCTCCGGCGACATCAAGGTGAGCGATCCCGGCGCGGCGTTCACCGCGAAGGCCGGGTCCGGGTCGGTGACCGGCACCGGGCTGGGCGCCGGTCCGGTGTCGGTCGAGGGCAATTCCGGTGACGTCGCGCTGACCCTGGTCCAGCAGGTCGGCGTACGCGCGCATGCCGAAAGCGGAAACGTGACGGTGACCACCCCGGCCGGCTCGTACCGGGTGACCACCGACACCGGCTCGGGCAAGGCCACCATCGAGGTCGTCAACGACCCGCAGGCCGCCACGCACTTCGATCTGAAGACCGGCAGCGGCGACATCACCGTCAAGCCGGCCTGA
- the recO gene encoding DNA repair protein RecO → MAGYRRQLYRDDAVVLRVQKLGESDRIITLLTRRHGRLRAVARGVRRTTSRFGARLEPFGHVDLQLAGNPDGQGGGLHTVSQVEGIDLFGKRFLADYPRYTTASAIAETAERLTPVEREPALRLFLLTLGAVRALAEGAHDSTLVLDAYLLRSMALAGWAPALRACAVCGTPGQHRAFSVPAGGAVCPDCRPPGSAHPAPATFDLMSALATGDWRVADATETAVRRECSGLVAAHLQWHLERGLRSLPLVDRDSGGGRTRLTRPPSEAGSDG, encoded by the coding sequence GTGGCCGGCTACCGCAGACAGCTCTACCGCGACGACGCGGTGGTGCTGCGCGTGCAGAAGCTGGGCGAGTCCGACCGCATCATCACCCTGCTGACCCGTCGGCACGGCCGGCTGCGCGCGGTCGCCCGGGGCGTACGCCGTACCACGTCCCGCTTCGGTGCCCGGCTGGAGCCGTTCGGGCACGTCGATCTGCAGCTCGCCGGGAACCCCGACGGCCAGGGCGGCGGGTTGCACACCGTCAGCCAGGTCGAGGGGATCGACCTGTTCGGCAAGCGGTTCCTCGCCGACTACCCGCGCTACACCACGGCCAGCGCCATCGCCGAGACCGCCGAACGGCTCACCCCGGTCGAGCGCGAGCCCGCGCTGCGGCTCTTCCTGCTCACCCTCGGCGCGGTACGGGCCCTGGCCGAGGGCGCCCACGACAGCACCCTCGTCCTCGACGCCTACCTGCTGCGCAGCATGGCGCTCGCCGGCTGGGCCCCGGCCCTGCGCGCCTGCGCGGTCTGCGGCACGCCCGGGCAGCACCGGGCGTTCTCCGTACCGGCCGGTGGCGCGGTCTGTCCGGACTGCCGTCCGCCCGGCTCGGCGCATCCGGCGCCGGCCACCTTCGACCTGATGTCGGCCCTGGCCACCGGCGACTGGCGGGTCGCCGACGCCACCGAGACCGCGGTACGGCGGGAGTGCAGCGGCCTCGTCGCGGCGCACCTGCAGTGGCATCTGGAGCGCGGGTTACGCTCGCTGCCGCTGGTTGATCGGGACTCAGGGGGCGGGCGGACGCGGCTCACGCGGCCACCGTCGGAAGCGGGGAGTGATGGTTAG
- a CDS encoding permease, with translation MANVAPDTTEAGPASGGGPPGAGPPSPRRRFGDRIGSVEVLAALLVLLVVFRAPLSTAISSPRLQTWTTVFVSVMVQAVPFLVFGVVLSAVIAVFVPRSFWARALPKHPALAVPVASAAGVVLPGCECGAVPIAGSLIRRGVTPAAALAFLLAAPAINPIVLASTAVAFPNNPEMVVARGLASIVVAMIMGWLWLRLGRADWIRLPHRPEHDGMSRGRAFWAAVRHDVVHAGGFLVLGAMAAACINVLVPERWLQLVADNPFLSVLVLALLAVLLSICSEADAFVAASLSQFSLTSRLVFLVVGPMVDLKLVSMQAGVFGRRFAFRFAPATFAVAVVVAVAVGVVLL, from the coding sequence ATGGCCAATGTCGCCCCCGACACCACGGAGGCCGGCCCCGCCAGCGGGGGCGGGCCACCCGGCGCCGGGCCACCATCGCCGCGGCGGCGCTTCGGTGACCGGATCGGCTCGGTCGAGGTGCTCGCCGCGCTGCTGGTCCTGCTGGTGGTCTTCCGGGCGCCGCTCTCGACCGCGATCTCCAGCCCCCGGCTGCAGACCTGGACGACCGTCTTCGTCTCGGTCATGGTGCAGGCGGTGCCGTTCCTGGTCTTCGGCGTGGTGCTGTCGGCCGTGATCGCGGTGTTCGTGCCCCGCTCGTTCTGGGCCCGGGCACTGCCGAAACACCCGGCGCTCGCCGTACCGGTGGCCAGCGCCGCCGGGGTTGTCCTGCCCGGCTGCGAGTGCGGCGCCGTACCGATCGCCGGCTCGCTCATCCGGCGCGGGGTCACCCCCGCCGCCGCCCTGGCGTTCCTGCTCGCCGCACCGGCGATCAACCCGATCGTGCTCGCCTCGACCGCGGTCGCCTTCCCGAACAACCCCGAGATGGTGGTGGCCCGCGGGCTGGCCAGCATCGTCGTCGCCATGATCATGGGCTGGCTGTGGCTGCGGCTGGGCCGCGCCGACTGGATCCGGCTGCCGCACCGCCCCGAACACGACGGCATGTCCAGGGGACGGGCGTTCTGGGCGGCCGTACGCCACGACGTCGTGCACGCCGGCGGCTTCCTGGTGCTCGGGGCGATGGCGGCGGCCTGCATCAACGTGCTGGTCCCGGAACGCTGGCTGCAACTGGTCGCCGACAACCCGTTCCTGTCGGTGCTGGTGCTGGCCCTGCTCGCCGTACTGCTGTCGATCTGCTCGGAGGCCGACGCCTTCGTCGCCGCGTCGCTGTCGCAGTTCTCGCTGACCTCGCGGCTGGTGTTCCTGGTCGTCGGCCCGATGGTCGACCTCAAGCTGGTCTCGATGCAGGCCGGGGTGTTCGGCCGGCGGTTCGCGTTCCGGTTCGCCCCGGCGACCTTCGCGGTCGCCGTCGTGGTCGCGGTCGCGGTCGGCGTGGTGCTG
- a CDS encoding acyltransferase family protein: protein MRNRYLDLLRFLAIVRVVVYHSTGWAFLTVVFPAMSVMFALAGSLMAASLDRSGTAAVGRRLRRLLPSLWLLAALFVPAMLLTGLAVDWRLVLWAAPLSDPPSNGWGAQALSAVWYLRDLLWFVIVSPLALRLFRRFPLPTLLAPYALLVVDAFGLLPPENLVLRDFGLYFGAWLLGFAHHDGLLRRLSRRLLVGLSTVLVSTGLVWALTHPGPRGLDLNDIRLANGLVSAGFILVVLGLAPAAAAWVDRFTPVSRAVTVLNRRALTIYLWHLPAIIGLNGVAAVTGWQILRSGGGAGGVAFRIALVAALTAVAVALFGWVEDLAARRRPVLVPDGRPPADPRPVADAGPAAGVAVAATVHGATEPVATRR from the coding sequence ATGCGAAACCGGTACCTCGACCTCCTGCGTTTCCTGGCCATCGTCCGCGTCGTCGTCTACCACAGCACGGGGTGGGCGTTCCTCACCGTGGTCTTTCCCGCGATGTCGGTGATGTTCGCGCTCGCCGGCTCGCTGATGGCCGCGTCGCTGGACCGTTCGGGCACCGCCGCCGTCGGCCGGCGGCTGCGCCGGCTGCTGCCGTCGCTGTGGCTGCTCGCCGCCCTGTTCGTACCGGCGATGCTGCTGACCGGGCTCGCGGTCGACTGGCGGTTGGTGCTGTGGGCCGCCCCGCTGTCCGATCCGCCGAGCAACGGCTGGGGTGCCCAGGCGCTCAGCGCCGTCTGGTATCTGCGTGACCTGCTCTGGTTCGTCATCGTCTCGCCGCTGGCACTACGGCTGTTCCGCCGCTTCCCGCTGCCCACCCTGCTCGCGCCGTACGCCCTGCTCGTCGTCGACGCGTTCGGGCTGCTGCCGCCGGAGAACCTGGTGCTGCGCGACTTCGGGCTCTACTTCGGGGCGTGGCTGCTCGGGTTCGCCCACCACGACGGCCTGCTGCGCCGGCTGTCCCGCCGGCTGCTCGTCGGGCTGTCGACCGTACTCGTCTCGACCGGCCTGGTCTGGGCGCTGACGCACCCGGGGCCACGCGGGCTCGACCTCAACGACATCCGGCTCGCCAACGGCCTCGTCTCGGCCGGATTCATCCTGGTGGTGCTCGGTCTGGCCCCGGCCGCGGCGGCCTGGGTCGACCGGTTCACGCCGGTGAGTCGGGCGGTGACCGTGCTCAACCGCCGGGCGCTGACCATCTACCTGTGGCATCTGCCGGCGATCATCGGCCTCAACGGGGTCGCCGCCGTCACCGGTTGGCAGATCCTGCGGTCGGGCGGCGGGGCCGGGGGAGTGGCGTTCCGTATCGCCCTGGTCGCCGCCCTGACGGCGGTCGCCGTGGCACTCTTCGGCTGGGTGGAGGATCTCGCCGCCCGGCGCCGTCCGGTGCTGGTGCCGGACGGGCGCCCACCCGCCGATCCACGACCGGTGGCGGACGCCGGCCCGGCCGCCGGGGTCGCCGTGGCGGCCACCGTGCACGGCGCCACCGAACCCGTCGCCACCCGCCGGTGA
- a CDS encoding ECF transporter S component, translated as MTQPTASRWRTVDIVVASVIAVAFGVIFWAWNLVWSATDPAFAFFPGAQGIIYGIWLLPGVIGGLVIRKPGAAFYCEFLAAFISVILGSQWGALAILQGAFQGLGAEAAFLALRYRSFKLPVAVVSGALAGLAAAVFDQIRYYAGYDLVSYRIPMFVFTVISAAAIAGAGGWALTRALARTGVLDRFPVGRERTAV; from the coding sequence ATGACACAACCCACCGCCAGCCGCTGGCGTACGGTCGACATCGTCGTCGCGTCGGTGATCGCCGTCGCGTTCGGCGTCATCTTCTGGGCCTGGAACCTCGTGTGGAGCGCCACCGACCCCGCCTTCGCCTTCTTCCCGGGGGCCCAGGGCATCATCTACGGCATCTGGCTGCTGCCCGGCGTGATCGGCGGGCTGGTGATCCGCAAGCCCGGTGCGGCGTTCTACTGCGAGTTCCTCGCCGCGTTCATCTCGGTGATCCTGGGCAGCCAGTGGGGTGCCCTGGCCATCCTGCAGGGCGCCTTCCAGGGCCTCGGCGCGGAGGCGGCGTTCCTCGCGTTGCGTTACCGCTCCTTCAAACTGCCGGTGGCCGTGGTTTCCGGCGCGCTCGCCGGCCTGGCCGCCGCGGTCTTCGACCAGATCCGCTACTACGCCGGCTACGACCTCGTCTCGTACCGGATCCCGATGTTCGTCTTCACCGTGATCAGCGCCGCCGCGATCGCCGGCGCCGGTGGCTGGGCGCTGACCCGGGCGTTGGCGCGGACCGGCGTCCTCGACCGGTTCCCCGTCGGCCGCGAACGCACCGCCGTCTGA
- a CDS encoding hemolysin family protein, whose translation MSEYLPGIIWLFVLLVVNAFFVGAEFAVISARRSQIEPKVASGSRAAQTTLWAMEHATLMLATSQLGITVCSLLILNVSEPAIHHLLEIPLANTPLTPGAVTVLAFVVALLLVTFLHVVFGEMVPKNISFSVPTRAALILAPPLVFVARVFKPIIWSLNWVANGILRLFKVTPKDEATSTYTLDEVATIVAQSTREGVLVDGSGTLTAAFEFTAKAVGDVEVPLGDLIMLPADVTPAQIQQAVAARGYSRYLLTDNGQPSGYLHLKDVMDLTGDAYTASVPAKRVRKLGAVRRDSELEDALATMRRGGAHLARVLDDEGRTTGVLFLEDIIEVLVGEVQDATTR comes from the coding sequence ATGAGTGAGTACCTGCCAGGAATCATCTGGCTCTTCGTCCTGCTCGTCGTCAACGCGTTCTTTGTCGGTGCCGAGTTCGCGGTCATCTCCGCGCGGCGCTCGCAGATCGAACCGAAGGTCGCGTCCGGCAGCCGGGCCGCCCAGACCACCCTGTGGGCGATGGAGCACGCCACGCTGATGCTGGCCACCAGCCAGCTCGGCATCACCGTCTGCTCCCTGCTCATCCTGAACGTCTCCGAACCGGCGATCCACCACCTGCTGGAGATCCCGCTCGCGAACACCCCGCTGACGCCGGGGGCGGTCACCGTGCTCGCGTTCGTCGTCGCACTGCTGCTCGTGACGTTCCTGCACGTGGTGTTCGGCGAGATGGTGCCGAAGAACATCTCGTTCTCCGTACCGACCCGGGCGGCGCTGATCCTCGCCCCGCCGCTGGTCTTCGTGGCCCGGGTGTTCAAGCCGATCATCTGGAGCCTCAACTGGGTCGCCAACGGCATCCTGCGGTTGTTCAAGGTGACCCCGAAGGACGAGGCCACCAGCACCTACACCCTCGACGAGGTGGCGACCATCGTGGCGCAGTCGACCCGCGAGGGGGTGCTCGTCGACGGCTCGGGGACCCTCACCGCGGCCTTCGAGTTCACCGCGAAGGCCGTCGGTGACGTCGAGGTGCCGCTCGGCGACCTGATCATGCTTCCGGCGGACGTGACCCCGGCGCAGATCCAGCAGGCGGTCGCCGCGCGCGGCTACTCCCGCTACCTGCTCACCGACAACGGGCAGCCGAGCGGATACCTGCACCTCAAGGACGTCATGGACCTGACCGGGGACGCCTACACCGCGAGTGTCCCGGCCAAGCGGGTGCGCAAGCTCGGCGCCGTACGCCGGGACAGCGAACTCGAGGACGCCCTGGCCACGATGCGGCGGGGCGGGGCGCACCTCGCCCGGGTCCTCGACGACGAGGGACGTACGACCGGGGTGCTCTTCCTGGAGGACATCATCGAGGTCCTCGTCGGAGAGGTGCAGGACGCCACCACCCGCTGA
- a CDS encoding energy-coupling factor transporter transmembrane component T family protein, which translates to MLDGSFARSDAPLARRNPVAKLAAALVFSVALIATLDPVAPAIAIAVELAVLPLFGVRYGLLLRRAWPLLVGALGITATLTVFAAERTGTLLFAAGPVVVTTGVLATALGLSLRMIAVALPGVFVFATTDPTDLADALVQNAKAPARFAIGALAAFRLMPLLAEEWQMLSMARRARGVDAGRNPVARLRLFASTAFALLVGAIRRGTRLATAMDARGFDSTTPRTAARRQRFTAADAALVAGAAALAAAALATSVLLGTFRPLIS; encoded by the coding sequence CTGCTCGACGGGTCGTTCGCCCGGTCGGACGCGCCGCTGGCCCGGCGTAACCCGGTCGCCAAACTCGCCGCCGCGCTGGTCTTCTCGGTCGCGCTGATCGCGACCCTCGACCCGGTCGCCCCGGCCATCGCCATCGCCGTGGAACTGGCCGTGTTGCCGCTCTTCGGCGTCCGCTACGGCCTGCTGCTGCGCCGGGCCTGGCCGCTGCTGGTCGGCGCGCTGGGTATCACGGCGACGCTGACGGTCTTCGCCGCCGAGCGCACCGGCACCCTGCTCTTCGCGGCCGGGCCGGTGGTGGTCACCACCGGTGTCCTCGCGACCGCGCTCGGCCTGTCCCTGCGGATGATCGCCGTCGCGTTGCCGGGCGTGTTCGTCTTCGCCACCACCGACCCGACCGACCTCGCCGACGCGCTGGTGCAGAACGCGAAGGCGCCGGCCCGGTTCGCGATCGGCGCGCTGGCCGCGTTCCGGCTGATGCCGCTGCTGGCCGAGGAGTGGCAGATGCTGTCGATGGCCCGCCGGGCGCGTGGGGTCGACGCCGGCCGCAACCCGGTGGCCCGACTGCGGCTGTTCGCGTCGACCGCGTTCGCGCTGCTGGTCGGGGCGATCCGGCGGGGCACCCGGCTGGCGACCGCGATGGACGCCCGGGGCTTCGATTCGACGACCCCGCGTACGGCCGCCCGCCGCCAGCGGTTCACGGCGGCCGACGCGGCCCTCGTCGCCGGTGCGGCGGCGCTGGCCGCCGCCGCGCTGGCGACCAGCGTCCTGCTCGGCACCTTCCGCCCCCTGATCTCCTGA
- a CDS encoding hemolysin family protein, translating to MNEWVLLGIGLILTVGTGMFVASEFALVNLDRGELEARQSRGEKRLGPTIAALKITSTHLSSAQLGISLTTLLTGYTFEPAVSRLLAGPLTSVGVPEGVVPGVGAVAGILLATLFSMIIGELMPKNFALAVPLATAKFVVPFQALFTTVFKPVILLFNNTANAVIRAFGIEPKEELSGARSAEELSALLRHSARAGVLDPEHATLLDRTLRFSERDASDVMTPRVRMTAVDSTATAEEIIRRATATGLSRFPVIGRDVDDIIGVLHVKHAFAVPVEDRAGVRASDIMVEPLQVPETMGLDTLLTALRGQGLQFAVVYDEHGGTAGIVTLEDLVEEIVGDLEDEHDRARTVVVRRGRTILFDASLRPDELRERTKIVVPEDDDYDTIAGFVTARLDRFPEVGDEVVIDGGLLRVEHLTGVQVDRLRFVPTDGSGASGLDRTAGDRTEAKAR from the coding sequence ATGAATGAGTGGGTCCTGCTGGGGATCGGGCTGATCCTCACCGTCGGGACCGGTATGTTCGTGGCGTCCGAGTTCGCGCTGGTCAATCTCGACCGCGGCGAACTCGAAGCACGCCAGTCCCGGGGTGAGAAACGGCTCGGTCCGACGATCGCCGCTCTCAAGATCACCTCGACGCACCTGTCGAGCGCACAGCTCGGAATCTCGCTGACCACCCTGCTCACCGGTTACACCTTCGAACCGGCGGTCAGCAGGCTGCTCGCCGGGCCGCTGACCTCGGTCGGCGTACCAGAGGGTGTGGTTCCCGGCGTCGGCGCCGTCGCTGGAATCCTGCTGGCGACGCTCTTCTCGATGATCATCGGCGAGCTGATGCCGAAGAACTTCGCCCTCGCCGTACCACTGGCCACGGCGAAGTTCGTCGTCCCCTTCCAGGCCCTGTTCACCACCGTCTTCAAGCCGGTGATCCTGCTGTTCAACAACACCGCCAACGCGGTGATCCGCGCGTTCGGCATCGAGCCCAAGGAAGAACTGTCCGGTGCCCGCAGCGCCGAGGAGTTGAGCGCGCTGCTGCGGCACTCGGCCCGCGCCGGCGTGCTCGACCCGGAACACGCGACGCTGCTGGACCGTACCCTGCGGTTCTCCGAACGCGACGCCTCCGACGTCATGACCCCGCGGGTACGCATGACGGCGGTCGACTCCACGGCCACCGCCGAGGAGATCATCCGGCGGGCCACCGCGACCGGCCTGTCCCGCTTCCCGGTCATCGGCCGGGACGTCGACGACATCATCGGCGTACTGCACGTCAAGCACGCCTTCGCCGTCCCGGTGGAGGACCGGGCCGGCGTACGGGCGTCCGACATCATGGTCGAACCGCTCCAGGTCCCGGAGACGATGGGACTGGACACGCTGCTGACCGCGCTGCGCGGCCAGGGCCTGCAGTTCGCGGTCGTCTACGACGAGCACGGCGGCACCGCCGGCATCGTCACCCTCGAGGACCTGGTCGAGGAGATCGTCGGCGACCTGGAGGACGAGCACGACCGGGCCCGGACCGTCGTCGTACGCCGGGGCCGGACGATCCTCTTCGACGCCTCGTTGCGTCCCGACGAACTGCGCGAGCGGACCAAGATCGTCGTTCCCGAGGACGACGACTACGACACCATCGCCGGCTTCGTCACCGCCCGCCTCGACCGGTTCCCCGAGGTCGGTGACGAGGTCGTCATCGACGGCGGCCTGCTGCGCGTGGAACATCTCACCGGCGTCCAGGTCGACCGGCTGCGGTTCGTACCCACGGACGGCTCCGGCGCCTCCGGACTCGACCGGACGGCCGGCGACCGCACGGAGGCGAAGGCCCGATGA